The genomic DNA CACGTTTCAGGTATCAATCCTCGCCCGTGGCCTCGGCCATGGCCGCACGGAAGATCAACGACGTCACCGGCCAATCGATCGTGCAGGCGACGCGCGCGCTGATCGGCTGAGGCCGGTCCGTCAATGCGCCACGGTCGTGCCAGCTTCACCTCCTGGAGAACCGCCTTGCATAAACCCGCTTGGAAGAACCTGATGCTCATCGGTGGCCTCACCCTCCTGCCCGCCTGCGGGAGCCCGTCCCTCGACGCCACCGGAAACCTGGGACAGACGGCGGGCCTCGCCCAGAAGACCGGCGCGCAGGAGTCCGCGCGGGACGCGGCCTCCACTCCCGAGGGCAAGTTCCGGAAATCCGCCGATGCCATCCCCGGGCAATACATCGTCGTGCTGAAGGCCGCCGCCCTCCGTACCTCCAGGGTGCCCGAGGTCGCCCAGGCGCTCGCCCTCCAGCGTGGCGCCACCGTCCTTCAGACGTACTCCCACGCGCTGAGCGGCTTCGCGGTGCGGGCCAACGAGGCGGCGGCGCGCGCACTCGCGGCCAGTCCCGACGTGGACTTCGTGGTGGAGGATGGCGAGATTCACGCCATGGCCACTCAGTCCAATGCGACGTGGGGCCTGGACCGCATCGATCAGCTCAACCTGCCGTTGAACGGCAGCTATGGCTACAACGGCACCGGCGCCGGGGTCCATGCGTACATCATCGACTCGGGCATCATGACGAGCCATCCGGACTTCGGTGGCCGGGCCTCGGGGGACTTCACCGCGATCAACGATGGCTACGGAGCCAATGACTGCAATGGACACGGCACGCACGTGGCCGGCACGGTAGGCGGTTCCACCTGGGGCGTGGCCAAGGGCGTCCGGCTCCACTCCGTGCGCGTCCTTGGCTGCAATGGAAATGGCTCCCTCTCGGGCGTCATCTCGGGCCTGGATTGGGTGGCGGCCCATCACGTCAAGCCCGCGGTGGCCAACATGAGCCTGGGAGGCGTCACCAACGATGCATTGGACGCCGCGGTGCGCAAGACCATCGCCTCGGGTGTCACCATCGTCGTCGCCGCGGGCAACAATTCCCCCACCATTGACGCGTGCTACATTTCGCCCGCGCGTGTC from Melittangium boletus DSM 14713 includes the following:
- a CDS encoding S8 family serine peptidase, whose protein sequence is MHKPAWKNLMLIGGLTLLPACGSPSLDATGNLGQTAGLAQKTGAQESARDAASTPEGKFRKSADAIPGQYIVVLKAAALRTSRVPEVAQALALQRGATVLQTYSHALSGFAVRANEAAARALAASPDVDFVVEDGEIHAMATQSNATWGLDRIDQLNLPLNGSYGYNGTGAGVHAYIIDSGIMTSHPDFGGRASGDFTAINDGYGANDCNGHGTHVAGTVGGSTWGVAKGVRLHSVRVLGCNGNGSLSGVISGLDWVAAHHVKPAVANMSLGGVTNDALDAAVRKTIASGVTIVVAAGNNSPTIDACYISPARVAEAITVGSVDNTDSRFVGNSQIYQGSNFGPCLDVFAPGVNIVSAALDGTSRPETGTSMASPHVAGAAALYLQSNPGASPATVAAAIVINSPDNKVTNAGSGSTTRLLYSNPPPSCGKLSSGQALAPGQTLQSCDGRIWLTHQLDGNVVLYDQRGALWSTSTWGKVTSTFVMQTDGNLVLYPDSMGALWDTATGNKAGASLWLQQDCNLVVYSAGGTPLWASYTTCR